Proteins found in one Salvia splendens isolate huo1 chromosome 10, SspV2, whole genome shotgun sequence genomic segment:
- the LOC121752134 gene encoding mitogen-activated protein kinase 9-like codes for MGGGTFVDGVRRWFQRRPITNPNPNISNDDHQPHASQDPLPIVQDFDISGLKLIKVPKRLDFPLSNPAMDSHKKGNLETEFFTEYGEATRYQVLEVVGKGSYGVVGSAIDTHNGERVAIKKINDVFEHVSDATRILREIKLLRLLRHPDIVEIKHIMLPPSRREFRDIYVVFELMESDLHQVIKANDDLTPEHYQFFLYQLLRGLKYTHSANVFHRDLKPKNILANADCKLKICDFGLARVSFNDAPSAIFWTDYVATRWYRAPELCGSFFSKYTPAIDIWSIGCIFAEMLSGKPLFPGKNVVHQLDLMTDLLGTPPPESIARIRNEKARRYLSSMRKKQPVPFSQKFPDADPLALNLLEKLLAFDPKDRPTAEEALNDPYFHGLSNGEREPSTAPISKLEFEFERRKLTKDDVRELIYREILEYHPHMLEEYLQGGEQTSGFMYPSGVDWFKRQFAHLEEHKGKGEKSTPLLRQHASLPRERVPAPKEEPEDNDFEQRNAASVATTLDSPTGNDGMDSSAQNGHKGNVSARGLLKSASISASKCIGVKEKKNTEEEPIEENSEEIDVLSEKIAALHA; via the exons ATGGGGGGAGGCACATTCGTGGACGGAGTTCGTCGCTGGTTTCAGAGACGACCAATTACCAATCCCAATCCCAATATTAGTAACGATGATCATCAGCCGCATGCATCACAAGACCCCCTTCCCATTGTTCAAGACTTTGATATTTCGGGCCTCAAGCTCATTAAAGTCCCCAAGCGTCTCGATTTCCCACTTTCTAACCCCGCCATGGATTCCCACAAAAAG GGTAATCTGGAAACCGAATTTTTTACAGAGTACGGGGAGGCGACTAGGTATCAGGTCCTAGAAGTTGTAGGCAAAGGTAGCTACGGTGTTGTAGGTTCTGCGATCGACACTCACAATGGAGAGAGGGTTGCAATTAAAAAGATCAATGATGTCTTTGAGCATGTCTCTGATGCCACGCGAATCCTCAGAGAAATCAAGCTTCTTCGTCTACTTCGCCATCCTGACATTGTTGAAATCAAGCACATAATGCTTCCTCCTTCTCGGAGGGAATTCAGAGATATCTATGTTGTTTTTGAATTGATGGAGTCTGATCTTCACCAAGTGATTAAAGCGAATGATGACTTAACGCCAGAGCATTATCAGTTTTTCCTCTACCAGCTCCTGCGTGGCTTGAAATACACCCACTCAG CAAATGTGTTCCATCGGGATTTAAAGCCGAAGAACATACTTGCTAATGCTGACTGTAAGTTGAAGATATGCGATTTTGGTTTAGCTCGTGTGTCGTTTAATGATGCCCCATCTGCAATATTTTGGACT GATTATGTTGCAACTCGATGGTATCGTGCTCCAGAGTTATGCGGTTCCTTTTTCTCCAAA TATACACCCGCTATTGATATTTGGAGTATCGGATGCATATTTGCTGAGATGCTTAGTGGAAAACCGTTATTTCCCGGGAAAAATGTGGTGCATCAGTTAGACTTAATGACTGATTTGCTTGGCACTCCACCTCCAGAATCTATTGCAAGG ATCAGGAATGAAAAGGCTCGGAGATATCTGAGCAGTATGCGGAAGAAACAACCTGTTCCGTTCTCTCAGAAATTCCCTGATGCTGATCCTTTGGCTCTTAACTTGCTAGAAAAGCTTCTGGCGTTTGATCCTAAAGATAGACCGACTGctgaagaa GCGTTGAATGATCCCTACTTTCACGGGTTGTCAAACGGAGAGCGTGAACCATCAACTGCACCGATATCGAagcttgaatttgaatttgagcGGAGGAAATTGACTAAAGATGATGTTAGGGAGCTGATTTATAGAGAG ATTCTCGAGTATCATCCTCATATGCTTGAGGAGTATCTCCAAGGTGGAGAGCAGACTAGTGGCTTCATGTATCCAAG TGGCGTCGATTGGTTCAAGAGACAGTTTGCCCATCTTGAAGAGCACAAAGGTAAAGGTGAAAAAAGCACTCCTCTACTGAGACAGCATGCGTCATTACCTAG AGAGCGTGTCCCTGCACCAAAAGAAGAACCCGAAGATAATGATTTTGAACAACGAAATGCAGCTTCTGTTGCTACGACTCTAGATAGCCCCACAGGGAATGATGGTATGGACAGTAGTGCCCAAAATGGCCACAAGGGAAACGTCAGCGCTCGTGGCTTGTTGAAGAGTGCAAGCATCAGTGCTTCCAAATGCATTGGtgtcaaagaaaagaaaaacaccGAG GAAGAGCCAATCGAAGAAAACAGCGAAGAGATTGATGTGTTATCAGAGAAAATTGCTGCCCTACATGCTTGA